The following are from one region of the Parafrankia discariae genome:
- a CDS encoding FkbM family methyltransferase encodes MALTSSLAERIPDRVFASAIAYAHRRFEPILSQVRMFVDPDQTAVDVGAWYGPWTYWLSRAARSVVTVEANPELADFVARTAPSNVTVVPKAASDTAGTARLWLPPGGRGTEGRASLLRPTGRDAAGAAGAAGAEGRAVDVETIRLDSLDLRNVGMIKIDVEGHELAVLRGAEGLVRRFRPVLVVEVEDARSPAADTLDLLASWGYEGTFHLDGVWHPLEGFDLVGHQRGMESVAQHGYLRIVAEGTGDSYVNTIVFRPKAARI; translated from the coding sequence GTGGCCCTGACCAGTTCCCTAGCCGAGCGCATCCCCGACCGGGTCTTCGCCTCGGCCATCGCCTACGCCCACCGTCGCTTCGAGCCGATCCTGAGCCAGGTCCGGATGTTCGTCGACCCGGACCAGACCGCGGTCGACGTGGGTGCCTGGTACGGCCCGTGGACCTACTGGCTGTCCCGGGCCGCCCGGTCGGTGGTGACCGTCGAGGCCAACCCGGAACTGGCCGACTTCGTGGCCAGGACGGCGCCGTCCAACGTGACCGTGGTGCCGAAGGCGGCGTCGGACACGGCCGGTACGGCACGGCTGTGGCTGCCCCCGGGCGGCCGGGGCACCGAGGGGCGCGCCTCGCTGCTGCGCCCGACCGGCCGCGACGCCGCCGGGGCCGCCGGGGCCGCCGGGGCCGAGGGCCGGGCGGTCGACGTGGAGACGATCCGGCTGGACTCACTCGACCTGCGGAACGTCGGCATGATCAAGATCGATGTCGAGGGGCACGAGCTGGCCGTCCTGCGCGGCGCCGAGGGCCTGGTACGCCGGTTCCGGCCGGTGCTGGTCGTCGAGGTGGAGGACGCGCGCTCGCCGGCCGCCGACACCCTCGACCTGCTGGCGAGCTGGGGCTACGAGGGCACTTTCCACCTCGACGGGGTGTGGCACCCGCTGGAGGGCTTCGACCTGGTCGGGCACCAGCGCGGGATGGAGTCCGTCGCCCAGCACGGCTACCTGCGCATCGTCGCCGAGGGCACCGGCGACAGCTACGTCAACACGATCGTCTTCCGTCCCAAGGCCGCCCGGATCTGA
- a CDS encoding lipopolysaccharide biosynthesis protein, with product MATRSRAMLAGMLAGPAALAVAGVLVNGLNLFMNLVLARVLDPAQYGAVVVQVSIFMILSVFGNALLIAVVQRETSGDGDSRRAQWAWIRRLRGACGLGVVAASAVAVLLCRPAAALLSYAHPLAVAEAVVGAAVWTLLCVERGVLQARGAYSRLAVNFVVEAALRIGLIVVFVGAGLGVNGAGLGLVLGIALGAEHARLGVAKVPRPARAAVPPAAATVPGGAPLAVREQALGLDGATDMPVAGPGPLTATGPLLIPGPTRSGRGGLLADTWVALGALVPLALLQNMDVVIVGWLDHDGAGAYAAISTACKVPVFIGLAVANFLLPEAARRRAAGHGTAPALAVAVAFVVTPGLLLAGLGTVAARPLLSMVFGPDLAGAASSLSVLALGMTCLAVTMMFTTYLLGAAQRRVVAVLTACAVVTAAGLGLAGGDAMRTSVAGLVCHATTALALGILVHLLHRADARAAAARAAAAPPAGVVPTAAGPGGRVVPGGEAGTVRPGQPPPGGEARPVGVW from the coding sequence GTGGCGACGCGCTCCCGGGCGATGCTCGCCGGGATGTTGGCCGGCCCGGCGGCGCTGGCGGTCGCGGGTGTCCTGGTGAACGGCCTCAACCTGTTCATGAACCTGGTGCTCGCGCGGGTGCTCGACCCGGCCCAGTACGGCGCGGTGGTCGTCCAGGTCAGCATTTTCATGATCCTCTCGGTGTTCGGCAACGCGTTGCTCATCGCCGTCGTGCAGCGGGAGACCTCCGGCGACGGCGACAGTCGGCGCGCCCAGTGGGCCTGGATCAGGCGCCTGCGCGGCGCCTGTGGCCTCGGCGTGGTCGCCGCGTCGGCGGTAGCCGTACTGCTGTGCCGGCCGGCCGCGGCCCTGCTCTCCTACGCCCACCCGCTGGCCGTCGCGGAGGCCGTGGTCGGGGCGGCGGTGTGGACGCTGCTGTGCGTCGAGCGCGGGGTGCTCCAGGCCCGGGGCGCCTACTCGCGCCTGGCGGTCAACTTCGTGGTCGAGGCGGCGTTGCGGATCGGGCTGATCGTCGTCTTCGTGGGCGCGGGCCTGGGGGTCAACGGCGCGGGGCTCGGGTTGGTGCTGGGCATCGCGCTCGGCGCCGAGCACGCCCGGCTGGGCGTCGCGAAGGTCCCCCGCCCGGCGCGGGCCGCGGTGCCCCCCGCGGCTGCCACGGTTCCCGGCGGCGCGCCGCTCGCCGTCCGAGAGCAAGCCCTCGGCCTCGACGGGGCCACCGACATGCCCGTGGCCGGGCCGGGCCCGCTGACCGCCACCGGCCCGCTGCTCATCCCCGGGCCGACGCGATCCGGCCGCGGCGGGCTGCTGGCCGACACCTGGGTCGCGCTCGGCGCGCTCGTCCCGCTCGCGCTGCTGCAGAACATGGACGTCGTGATCGTCGGCTGGCTGGACCACGACGGGGCCGGCGCCTACGCGGCGATCTCGACGGCGTGCAAGGTCCCGGTGTTCATCGGCCTGGCGGTGGCGAACTTCCTGCTGCCCGAGGCCGCGCGCCGGCGGGCCGCCGGGCACGGCACGGCCCCGGCGCTGGCGGTCGCGGTCGCGTTCGTCGTCACCCCGGGGCTGCTGCTCGCGGGCCTCGGCACGGTGGCCGCCAGACCGCTGCTGTCGATGGTCTTCGGACCCGACCTCGCGGGCGCGGCGTCCTCGCTGTCCGTGCTCGCGCTGGGGATGACCTGCCTGGCCGTGACCATGATGTTCACCACCTACCTGCTCGGCGCGGCCCAGCGGCGGGTCGTCGCCGTCCTGACGGCGTGTGCCGTCGTCACGGCGGCGGGGCTGGGCCTCGCCGGCGGGGACGCGATGCGGACCTCGGTGGCCGGGCTCGTCTGCCATGCCACGACGGCGCTGGCCCTCGGAATCCTGGTGCACCTCCTGCACCGCGCCGACGCGCGGGCCGCCGCCGCGCGGGCCGCCGCCGCGCCGCCCGCCGGCGTGGTGCCGACCGCCGCCGGGCCCGGCGGACGGGTGGTGCCGGGAGGCGAGGCGGGTACGGTTCGTCCGGGTCAGCCTCCGCCCGGCGGCGAGGCGCGACCCGTCGGCGTCTGGTGA
- a CDS encoding glycosyltransferase family 4 protein codes for MTTAAPRPVHALAGRHLVFLNWRDNAHPQAGGAELFCHSVAERFAAAGVRVTLLTSRPPGAAAASTDGGVEVRRGGGTFGVYPSVLARLARMTRSGDPVDAVVDCQNGIPFFSPLVLPGRIPVVQVLHHVHQKQFPLYFPRPVARIGQLLETPGSRWVYGRRPVAVVSPSTRDEARGVLALPGARFLVPNGVTLAGDRTAAGSGADAARAAAPTIVCVGRLVPHKRLHLLIEALPTLLRRHPGLSLHLVGDGPDRARLADIAARLMLTQGDGSSDATVRWYGFAAAEVRDTVLASAWLTVNPSHGEGWGLSVLEANGMGVPAVAFRVPGLRDSVRDGVTGWLVDEPGQLADTVDRALTLLADPARAGKIRAAARAWAGGFGWDTSADLLAAVIGSELDRLAGPGAGAGADVGAGTGTGASAGGRSAVGPGEPPARYTPARPLAARRRRDRRRRDDQATWVEFDLPLDAEVPVLRRTDLVFEVTPEPEATGPETIRPETAGPEAAWPAAGLSGPRRRFVALFYGADSTGARTALARRGLRPAQRPRAATGEDLLLAATQAGARRTGRSHAAARS; via the coding sequence GTGACCACAGCCGCGCCCCGGCCCGTTCACGCCCTCGCCGGGCGTCACCTGGTCTTCCTCAACTGGCGCGACAACGCCCATCCGCAGGCCGGCGGGGCGGAGCTGTTCTGCCACTCGGTCGCGGAGCGGTTCGCCGCGGCCGGCGTCCGCGTCACCCTGCTCACCTCCCGCCCGCCGGGCGCCGCCGCCGCGTCGACGGACGGCGGAGTCGAGGTGCGCCGCGGCGGGGGCACTTTCGGGGTCTATCCGTCGGTGCTCGCCCGGCTGGCACGGATGACCCGCTCCGGGGACCCGGTCGACGCCGTCGTCGACTGTCAGAACGGCATCCCGTTCTTCAGCCCGCTGGTGCTGCCGGGACGGATCCCGGTGGTGCAGGTGCTGCACCACGTCCACCAGAAGCAGTTCCCGCTGTACTTCCCGCGGCCGGTCGCGCGGATCGGCCAGCTGCTCGAGACCCCGGGCAGCCGGTGGGTCTACGGCCGCCGGCCGGTGGCCGTGGTCTCGCCGTCCACCAGGGACGAGGCCCGCGGGGTGCTGGCGCTGCCCGGGGCCCGGTTCCTCGTCCCGAACGGCGTCACCCTCGCCGGTGACCGGACCGCCGCCGGCAGCGGTGCCGACGCGGCGAGGGCGGCGGCGCCCACGATCGTGTGCGTGGGCCGGCTCGTCCCGCACAAGCGCCTGCACCTGCTGATCGAGGCGCTGCCGACGCTGCTCCGACGGCACCCGGGGCTCAGCCTGCACCTCGTCGGCGACGGGCCGGACCGCGCCCGCCTCGCCGACATCGCCGCCCGACTGATGCTCACGCAGGGCGACGGCTCCTCGGACGCGACCGTGCGCTGGTACGGGTTCGCGGCCGCCGAGGTCCGCGACACCGTGCTGGCCTCGGCCTGGCTGACGGTGAACCCCTCCCACGGCGAGGGATGGGGCCTGTCGGTGCTCGAGGCGAACGGGATGGGGGTGCCGGCGGTCGCGTTCCGGGTGCCGGGGCTGCGCGACTCGGTCCGCGACGGGGTGACCGGCTGGCTGGTGGACGAGCCCGGACAGCTCGCCGACACGGTCGATCGCGCGTTGACCCTGCTCGCCGACCCGGCACGGGCCGGGAAGATCCGCGCGGCCGCGCGGGCGTGGGCCGGCGGCTTCGGCTGGGACACCAGCGCCGATCTGCTGGCCGCCGTCATCGGATCCGAGCTCGACCGGCTCGCCGGTCCCGGCGCGGGGGCCGGTGCGGACGTGGGGGCGGGCACCGGGACCGGAGCCAGCGCCGGCGGACGCTCGGCCGTGGGCCCGGGTGAGCCTCCGGCCCGGTACACGCCGGCGCGCCCACTCGCCGCCCGCCGTCGGCGGGACCGGCGGCGCCGCGACGACCAGGCGACCTGGGTCGAGTTCGACCTTCCGCTCGACGCGGAGGTCCCCGTCCTGCGTCGGACCGACCTGGTCTTCGAGGTCACCCCGGAACCGGAGGCGACCGGACCCGAGACGATCAGGCCCGAGACGGCCGGGCCGGAGGCCGCCTGGCCCGCGGCCGGGCTGTCCGGCCCGCGGCGTCGGTTCGTCGCGCTGTTCTACGGGGCCGACAGCACCGGAGCCCGCACGGCGCTCGCCCGCCGCGGGCTACGGCCGGCCCAACGGCCCCGCGCGGCCACCGGCGAGGACCTGCTCCTCGCCGCCACGCAGGCCGGCGCGAGACGCACCGGACGCAGTCACGCCGCCGCCCGGTCCTGA